From Erigeron canadensis isolate Cc75 chromosome 5, C_canadensis_v1, whole genome shotgun sequence:
TTCCCATGAATAATTAACTCACTATCTAAGTAAGAAATAATTCAAGTCACTATTACATATTGTTTGTGGGAGTGTGCTATTGTTTCAGTTCATCTTAATTacaggtttttatttttaagaccTAATTCTAGTCACTATATATGGCACCGCCAAAAAACTCAAGGttgatagaaaagaaaaagcaaCCAACAGTTACCGTTGATTCTAGAATGATACAGTCGATTTCAAAATCATATCAAACCAACACTCATGAATCACCTTCTTCAATGAGTGTGAAGATTGGTGAAACTCAGAGGAATGTGAAATCTTTATTCAAGGCATATGTTCTCGCCATGTTCTAAGTTCcacttaaatttttataatcgGTAATAGCTGACAACATATTCTTGCTTAATTTAGACTTACATCGATTGTCTTTCATATAAAGAAGACATATAAGTCAATAATGAACACTATATCCAGAGGTTTGCTTTTCGTTTTCTTTACGGTGAAATATTTATCGGTAGCTGAGTAGTTGAGTTTGGAAGTGACAAATTAACCGGGTGGGTTGAATAAGAGTTCATAACAGTTTTGTCTCAAAATGGAGGAGTCTAAAGTGTTGGTCAAAATGGGCAGCAAACaatccaattttttagctttactAATAAACAAGGTGCTAAATATGTTTGGTGAACTACGCTATTACAAAAATAATCCGAACTTTTAATGTAAAGTAATTTAAAGTAGAGGTATCTTTACAAATACACTCATCGTATAATTTTAACATTCATATGACCAATTTAAGAAGAAGTCGGATATTATTCTACCGGGTAGttattatcattgttttagGAATGACATTTATCTATCATGTTACTactcatttacctttttaaGGTTTCCGATATCAAGTGTGCTTGGAACTGCATATTTTAAGTACGTATAGATAATAGTGTTATTTGGAAGCCAAAATGCAGTTTGAATTGTTTGGGTACTAGAAGCATCTTTATCAAAACAGAGGTAGCTAAATGGGTGCAGGTGAGTTGGGTGTTGGGTCAAAATAGGTTCACATCAATATGGGGACTTTTTAGTAGACATCGAATATCATGTACATCTACAGGTATAGTTGACAAAACTTGTCGTTCGAGGCTTTACATTAATCCTTATCGTTGTTGCTATTTTGGTTAAAGTTCTAAACAGGAGTGTATTTCAAAAATGACAATCATGTTTATAAGTCATATTTTGACATCTAGAACATATATGAGAAAGAACACAAGGGAATAAATGAAGTCTTGCATGAGGTTGTTGCACTTTTTGACTATCTAAGTGATCTTCTTGACGAGTTCACAAAGTGTTTGCCGTCTTCTGTTGGTACTGATTATCATGCTTCTTTAGGGAGACATTATTATAACCGTTATGATGAACGAAACTCAGCTATCACTCCAATCAAGTAAGCCTAAATCTGCAAGCAAGGTTGAAGACTCTGAGTTTAGATGTGGGCTTTGAAGTCAAGTATatatggagtttttttttttttttttaattattgggGAACCTAATTAAGGCACTTTTACAAGTTAGTACCCATGTTAAACGATGTGTTTATGActactaatatatttttaacttgaGTGAATACTTTCTACTCTGATAGATTAGCTCGGATATGAAGATACGAGACATAAAGGTTGTAATTGGTTTAAGTGTAATCAAATATAGAAATTTTTACTAATATTTTCTTAATAATGCCCCGGTAGtcacccgggttgattagctagttaaaCAAGTATATTTATGAGACGTTAATTCCATCGAATGTGTGTTGTCTACACACTCTAGCTAGGCGTATTTGGACTTCAGGGTGCATTAAGAAGCGGGTACGTAGGAAAAGAATTAGACGTACTCCCCTAGGGGATTCAAAACCACTAAGTTGTGCATCATTTTTTTCCATTTCTTAATCTCAAAAAGATTTCCCACAATctcattatttataagtaataaacattttttgttatatctttatatattgatattgattgaACTATCGAAAGGTCTCAATAAATGTCTAGTATTACATCATCTAATCGTAGTTGTTTGAGAATTAAAATTTTGATCTACTTTCGTTGTCATTCATATAGCGGTGAAAGTTGATCAATTCAAAAGAGAGCATAGTTTTAAAGCTTCGTAAAATTTCTTTTTGACATTCCAACAACATTGACTACATTTTAcattattttgagttttttccaaactagtataataagggggtgtttggcctagcttatgTTTTTTAGcttatgtttttatttcataaatggcttatgtttttattttataagctTATAAACTCTTTCAATGGTGTTTGGATTAGCTTATATGATGTAAGCTAATAAGCACCTTTCAAGTATTTGGCTtagctttttttaatttagcTTATGTTGGTAAAATGACCAAAATGGGTATGCTTACATATTATCAAATACCTTATATGTCAAATGTATCCACTTTGTTTTATGAGTTATACAAATCTTTTTGAATAACTTTTCTTAATTTTCCAAATGATAAGTACTagagttaaaaagaaaatacatcAATATTCAATAATACATTCATCTTGATTGGATTAGATCTCCTGCAATCATATCTCTAACAACACTCATATATAAACCATCCTTTCTACGATTTGTACTTGTGTCTTCATCGATTCCATCAATGCTACTAGATCCTCGACCATGAATACCATTATTTGGAGTGTAAGACTCTCGTTGCGCCTTGATAAATCCATCATCACATGCATCTTTCTTTCTAATATAATTGTGAACCGCCATAGATGCTAGCAGGATTTTCACTTGTGTCTCATATGTGTAATTCACATGCATATGTTGTAATATCTCCCATCTAGCTTTCCATACTCCAAAAGTTCGTTCAATGACATTTCTCAATGATGAATGATGGTAGTTAAATATCTCTTTAGCTCCTTTAGGAGCACGACTAGCAGTCGTTTTTTCACGATGAAAATCAGGTATGTGATAACGAATCTTGGTTCCTTTATATGGAGCAAGATAACCTCTCGTATTTGGATATCCAGCATCAAGAAcataatatttatctataaatgaataaaattagataatatattacttatataaaaagataaggAAAACATATAGTTTTTGTAAAGATGGAATGTTACTCACCACCCGATGGACGTGGAAAATTAACCTCGGGTCTACGCAATGCTTCATTGAAAATTCTAGTATCATGTGCCGTCCCCTCCCATCCAGCCCATGCAAACGTAAAACACATGTTAAAATCACATGCGGCCATTATGTTTTGCGTCGCGTATCCTTTTCTACGAATATATTTTGGTTGCTCGTGTTCTCGAACAGATGCCCTCACATGTGTCCCATCGATAGCTCCAATGCAATCCTAGAAAACAAGACATAGTTGGTTAATTATCTCaagttacaaataaaatgtGTATTAGAGTAAATGGACTACCTTGAAAATCGGGTAATAATGTCTCGAGTTCAAAAATTGTGACGGTACTTCTTCATTGTAATTTGCACTAGGCTTTATAATGTCTCCACTTAATTTAAGCACCGACTCTAAAACAAGATGAAAATGCCTATGAATAGTTTATCCAGAATGATTAAATGTTTCTTGGACCAATCTATTTCCCAGCCCGTGTGCTAAAGTCATCAAAAAAATCCCAACTGACTCGTGAACAGAAATATTACGTGTTTGTTTCAACCCGTAATGCGTTGAAAGATCAGAACATAACGATTTAAATACTGGTACATGAAGCCTAAATACTTCATAATAACGTCTCGGGTGACCATTAAGAATTTCATGAATAAAGACATTTCCTGTGCGAGAAGACGTGTGACAAAGCATGCGTGGATTATTCAATTTTGCACTAATTATTATCCCTTCAATCGCTAAACCACATAATAAGAGCCAGTTATTCTCCTCCTCCGCCATGTTTTCTGCTTCTCTATCAGAATCCGTTTCATCACTATCCGTATCCATCctattaaaaaacacaaatataggAAACGAGCAACTAAATACACATAAGAGTTAAATAATACCATAATGTTATGAAAACACACATCTAGATAACCAGAATGCTAAGGAAACAcgtagataaataaaaatagctAACCAGAATGTTAAATAACCAGAATGCTAAGGAAACACACAGAACCAGAATACTAAGGAAACACACAGAACCAGAATGCTAAGGAAAAACACAGCTAGACAAGATCGAACAACTAAACAGAATGCCAAATCCTAAAGAATTCTAAGGAAACACACAACTAAAGAGAATGCCAAAGCCTAAAGAAAAATCACTTA
This genomic window contains:
- the LOC122600409 gene encoding uncharacterized protein LOC122600409, with protein sequence MAACDFNMCFTFAWAGWEGTAHDTRIFNEALRRPEVNFPRPSGDKYYVLDAGYPNTRGYLAPYKGTKIRYHIPDFHREKTTASRAPKGAKEIFNYHHSSLRNVIERTFGVWKARWEILQHMHVNYTYETQVKILLASMAVHNYIRKKDACDDGFIKAQRESYTPNNGIHGRGSSSIDGIDEDTSTNRRKDGLYMSVVRDMIAGDLIQSR